The Rhodothermales bacterium genomic sequence CTGGTAGACAGGAGCCTTGGCGAAAGCCGGACGGGCAAAATCGAAATTGATGAAGGCGAGCTTCTTGGATTTGTCACTCTTCTTTGACTTGTCCGATTTGTCACTCTTGTCTGACTTGTCCGACTTGTCACTCTTCTTTGATTTGTCCGACTTGTCGGATTTGGGCTCACAATCCTTCGCGGACTTCGCGGACTTTGCGGACTTCGCGGATTTGCCTGACTTATCGGATTTGGCGGACTTGTCCGACTTGTCCGACTTATCCGACTTCGCGGATTTGTCGCTCTTCTTGGATTTGCCGGACTTGTCCTCTTCACATTCGCCCTCACCGTCGTCGCCGTCGTCGTCATCATCGTCGTCGCCACTGTCCATGGCCGTCCGGAAGACAGCCGCCCCCATGATGGAGCCTCCGTCGCGGAGGACATGTATTGCTCCGGCGGGATTGTTCACGAGAACGAGTCCATTCCAACGGGCATTGTCCTCGATCACGAAATCCCCGGTTACATACAGAACACCATAGCCGACGAACGTATCCGACAGGGTCGCATCCCCGGCCACACGGACCAACTTGGGTGATGCCGGTGATCCCAGCGTCCCGGAATCAAACACTGTTGCCCCGGATGCCGTGATCAGAGACCCGCCCGAATAATTCAGGATGGCGGATTCCAGTGCATCCAGATCCATGAGCGTAGCGCCGGAGAGAATATCCAGTTCGCCACCTACGCCAACCACCTTGTCCGACGACGATTCGAACTGGACCGTGTTGAACACGCTCGACTTCGTAACCAGGATGGCATGTACATCCGGGCCGGACGCCCGGGTACCGTTCAGTTTGAGGTCCGTACCGGAAATGAGGTAGTCGTCCCGGAAGTCCAGGTCGGCGAATCCACCGTCCAGGGTCAGGGCATCCAGACGACGCGTACCACCGCGGGTGGCCGCACCCACAATCTTGTGCTCATAGCCCGAGTACTTGCCGATGGCCGTAATCACCACCGTATTGTCGTCGGCGTCCACAGCCGAAATATCGTACTTCGCACCCCGGTATTCGATATTGGATTCCGTACCGCGATAGCCTTCGAAGTCGCGCTTCACACGGCCGGTAATGACATTGTATGCCGAATGGGCGGCCTCGCGTGCCAACACGCGCGCTTCGTAATCGGCTTCGACGGCAGCCGTGTCGACCGCCGTGCGTTCCCGTCCCACAAACATGGCCGTAGCGGCCATCATGGAACCCAGAACGATCAATAGAACCGCTTTACCCACGGTAATCACCTGAGAATTTGTTGAGGAGTATCAGAAGTATCGTCGGCGTGTGTCCAAATGTTAAATTTCGACGGGTCGAGGGCGCGGTCGCTTGGGTCATGTGTCCAGGTTCATCGGGTTGATGGTCATGCCCCAGTGGCTCTCGAACAGGTAGGCATCCTCGCCCATCCCGAACGGGAAGGCGTTCACTACAACCACGCGCAGCAGACGCGCCGAGGCTACATCCGTCGTCGCGTTTCCCGCCGGATTGAGCATCGTAATCCGGAAATGCCTTATGCGGCTGCCTCCACCCCCCACGACAACGCCGCCTTCCAGCCGGTCCAGGCGATACAATTGGACGGTCTCACCGGCAATATTGATTTCCTCGGTTTCCGTGAGCCGGTACTCATACTCTGTATCGACCCCGGCCTCATTCTCGCGCCAGAAGACGAAGGAAGACGTCTCACCCGCCGCGTTGGTGGTGGCCGTCGTAATGGTTTCGTCCGTACCGTCGCCGATCAATCCCAATTCCTGTTCCAGTGTCGTGGCCAGGTCCAGGGTGATTTTCTTTGACGCATAGGCCACCGTCTGCTCGATGGCCGACCGTTGAGCCTGGAATTGCGTGGTCAGCACGATGAGGATGACCGCAGACGCAATCATGACCGACGATATGTGATCCAGAAGCAGCTGCATCAGTCGCTGAAAATGCGGCTGTGGGTGACCATGACCCGGGAAAAGTGGTCTTCCATGGCCTGGATTTCCACTTCTTTCTGGTCCGTTTCAATGGCGGACGGATTTCCCTCATCGTCCACCCACCGGACCGTGATGGCCAGATCGAAGGTCACGGTCCGCGAGCCCGACTCGAAGGAACGCTCGACGAGTGCGCTGTCCCAGGTCTCCAGGTCCTCGTAATCCGTGAGGAGGTCTATCCGCTCCATCTGGTCAATGGCCACGGCATTCGCCATCAACTCGAATTCCGAGTAGATCATTTCGTTGTATGACCCGAGCTTGGCGCTCATCTGATTGAAGGCAGCCATCGTCGCGATCATCATCGCCAGGAATGCAAGAAGACTTTGTGGCACGGCCGGAGTCGTGTTTCAGGTTCGGATTTCGTTATCAGTATCGGAGCACAATGCATATTTGTTAAGGCGAAGCTTAAATCGCGGACTGCGTTGGTCGATGCTCCAATCAACGTGCAGACAGCCCGGGGGCGAGGGTCATATTTGAGGGGGTATGCCCTTCGTCCCCTGTCTGCACCATCGGCCTCGTCAACGCCCCGTGCGTTGAACGAGGCTGAGTTTTTTCGTAGCGTGGGTGTGAACCTCCAATCGCCGGTCACTCCCATGCCCCACGCCGTTCACGACGCGCGTTCGTCGACATTGCTCGCTCTTCTGTCTGTCCTGTTCATTTCGATTCCAGCACAGGCGCAGTCAATCACCGCACCACCAGCTGTCGACGTGCGGATGTATGACATTGTCGATGCGGTTTCACCCGACCGGATCCTTGCCGACATCCAGACACTCGCAGGATTCGGGACGCGGAACACGTTTTCCGATACGCTCTCGGCTACGCGAGGCATAGGTGCGGCACGCCGATGGATTGCGTCGGAATTCGAGGCCATCGGGAGCGCCTGCGGCGGATGCCTCGAGGTCCGCACGCAGACCTCGCGGATTGAAGCCGGTTCGTCCTCCCGGGCCGTTCGGGACGTCGAGGTGGTGAACGTCCTGGCCATACAGCGCGGCTCCTTGCATCCTGACCGCTACGTCATCATGGCCGGGGACATTGATTCCCGCGCATCGAGCGCGACAGACGATTCCACCGATGCACCGGGCGCGAATGACAATGCCTCGGGCATGGCCGGGGTTCTGGAGGCGGCGCGTGTGCTGTCGGCCTACCGGTTTCCTGCCTCGATCGTCTACGTAGGCCTGTCCGGTGAGGAGCAGGGGCTCTGGGGCGGCGCGCACATGGCACAGGTCGCCGTGGATGCAGGATGGGATGTCATCGGTGTCCTGAACAATGACATGATCAGCAATATCGAGGGTATTGACGGCGTCATCGACAACCGTGCATTCCGCATTTTTTCGGAGCCGACACCCGTGACCGAGTCGGAACGGGACCGGAACCGGCGGCGATTCACCGGTGGAGAAGTGGATGGCGTCTCGCGCCAGCTGGCGAGGTACGTCCACCGAATGACACAAACCTACATGCCGGAAATGAATCCGGTCCTTATCTACCGACTGGACCGATTTGGCCGCGGCGGACACCACCGGCCGTTCAACGATGCCGGGTTCGCCGGCATCCGCATCATGGAGATGCATGAACACTACGATCGGCAGCACCAGGACATCCGAATGGAGGACGGCATTGCCTACGGGGATGTCGTCGAGGGGGTGAATGCCGACTACGCCGCCCGGCTGACGGCCGTGAACGCCATCACGCTGGCCGGACTGGCTGCGGCGCCGCGGCAGCCGGGCGAAGTCCGGGTCCGCGGCGCCGTACAGCCCTCAACCACCCTGGAATGGCGTGCCGTGGACGACCCGCATCTCGCCGGATACCTGGTCCACTGGAGGGACACCACGGCGCCACAATGGCAATATTCCCGGTTTTTGGGGCCGGAAACGACCTCGTACACGCTCGAAGGCGTCGTCATTGACAACTACCTGTTCGGCGTATCGTCCGTCGGAAAGGACGGAAACCAGAGCGTGGTGGTGTTTCCCTGAGTCCAGGGCGTCTTGACCCCGATCCTGCTCAGAGCTTTACGTCGAACTCGCCGTTGGAGACCTGGATCTGGTCGCCATTGTTGTTGCGACCCGTGAAGGAGAACGTACCGACGGCCCGATTGTCGCTCAGTGTCGTGATGTTCAACGTGCCACTGAGCGCCGTGTAGCCGTCCAGGGCCGTCAGGGAACCCGTTGCCCAGACGCCGATGGCACCACCGATCCCGAAGCTGTGGGATCCGACCGAGGCGGCGTTGAGCGTGATGCTGAGTTGCTCGTTGCTGCCCGCCTGGGTGGCACCCAGATTACCGGTTATGCTGAGGACCCCGTTCTGCCAGGTCGTTACCACCAGGACCGCATCGAACGACTGACCGGCAACCGTGGCCTTGAGGGTACCGGCGCTGTCCAGACCGGTATCGCCGTCACCGTCACCACCGGAATCGCAGGCCGTCAGCGTCAGCGCAAAAAGGGCAACGAACAGGAATCGGAAAAAGGATGTGTATTGCATGGTTCAGGGAAGGTTTGGGAATGTGACACCTTGCCCCGCAACCTACTGGACGCAAAACACGCGGAACCTACCCTTCCACGGGTATTTTCTTGAGTACGATGATGGTAAAGTCATCCGACAGTACCGGAGCATGGTCCGTGAACGCCATGACTTCCCTGCGAAGCGTCTCCAGGATGTCCTTGGCGGTTTTCTCGCGGTTCGCGACGAGCAACGGCTCCAATCGCTCTTCGCCGTACTCCTCCCCTTCCGGACTCATGGCCTCCGTCACGCCGTCCGTGAACATGGCCAGGACATCGCCATCTTTCAACGTGACCGTCCCGGATTCATAGGGCATTCCGGCTATCACACCCAGCAGCAACCCGCCTTTCTCCAGCAATTCGAAACTGCCGTCGGCCCGTACGAGCGTTGGTGGGTTGTGACCGGCGTTCACATACACGAAGGATCCGTCCCGCGTGTCATAGATCCCGTGGAAATAGGTGATGAACTTGTCGTAGCCCGTATTCTCACAGATGACCCGGTTCATATGGGCCGTCGCCGTGGTCAGGTCCAGATCCAGGGGGCACAGGATCCGCAGACAGGCCTGCAGATTCGACATCAGGAGCGATGCCGGCACGCCCTTTCCGGTGACGTCCGCGATGGCGTACAACATCCGGTGCTCATCCAACTTGACCGCATCGAAATAATCCCCGGCCACGTGACGACTGGGCAACGCAAGGCTGTCGGTCTCCAGGCCCGAAACCGACGGCAGGGAACTCGGCTGCAGGCGCTCCTGGATGTCCCGTGCCAGCCGCATTTCCTCCTCCAGCCGCTCCTTTTCGATCTGTTCCTCCACCAGATAGGAGTTCTGGAGCGACACGAAGGCCAGATTGCCGAGAGCGTACAGGAATTCCACCTCATCAGGCTGGTAGTCCTGACCGGTCATCTTGGAGCCCAGACACAATATGGCCCCCGTCTTTCCCTTATGGCGGATAGGAAGGAGCAAGGTGAACCCCTTCTCGGCCAGGTCTGAAAACACGCCGGTTGCGTGCTCGCCCTCAAGCAGGATCATTTCCTTGAGCTCGCACAATTCCTGGATGACCTCGGGGGTGACATCCTTGCGGTTGATGCCTTTCGCGGTGACCACGTTCACACCTGAATCATCCTCGCCGTGATCGCCCACGGACCGGATGAGGAAAAGGTGCTTGTTGACCAGCATCTGCCCCATGAGGGCAAACGTCAGCAGTTTGACCAGCCGCGTCCGGTCCACCGTGGAGTTGAATTCCTGCGACAGGTCGAACAGCGTGTTCAACTGCTGGACCTTGGCATCCAGGTCCCGGTTCGCCAGCTTCAATTCCTCGACCATCAGCGAGTTGTGGATGGCCGCGGATGACATGTTCACGAGCGAAGCCATGAACTCCAGCTCCTGCTCGTCAAAGGCCTCACCCGTGAACTTCCCTCCGAGGCCGATAAGTCCGATTTCCCGATGCCCGAAGGCCACCGGAAAGACCAGGCGGATGTCCCTTTCGGCCAGTTCCACAGGCACGTCATCTCCCGTCATAACCCGGGTGACGTCCATGTCGGCAATCGCAACACGCGTACCTGCACCCAGCTTGGGCAATCCTTTGGAGGCACCCACCGAGTAGTTGGACTGGAGCGGATCGTAGAGCAGGGCTGCCCCCTTGGTGACCAACAATTTGCCCATGGCCGTCCGCAACAGGTTGCTCAATACGAACTCCAGGTCGAGCGAAGAGCTGAGCAATTGACTCGTCTCGTACAGGGCGCGAAGGTCGAAACGGTCGGTTCTGCTGGTATCATTCATGGTCGTCAAGATGGATCACTTCCGCTTTGTGTGCCCGCCCGTCATCCACATGGAGACGAACGCACGTTTTTACCTGGTGGAACCCCTGTCGTCCGGCCGCACCGGGATTCAGGAAAAGCATACCTCCCAGGCGACGTACGCGTTCTATCTGAAGTATATGACTGTGCCCGCATATGAACACATCCGGTGGTTCGTCTGCAAGCGCCTTTCCCATGCCGCGCTGCCAGGCACCGGGCCTTCCGGCAATGTGGGTCATCCATATACGTAGTCCTCCCAGCAACAAATGTTGGTGCTCGGGAGCCTCATGACGGATGTCCCACCCGTCCACGTTGCCATGGACCGCACGGACCGGCGCCAGGGTCCGGAGGGTATCGAGAATGTCGATCGTGCCCACGTCACCGGCATGCAGGATATAGTCTACATCGGCCAGGTAGGTGGCCAGATTCGGGTGGAACCATCCATGGGTGTCCGACAGGATGCCAATGATCATCGGAGCATGAACCGGACACCAATCCGGGCCCGCTTGCCCGGCCACTCACCCGATTCGGGTGCCCACTGCGTGAGCGGAAGACTCACATAAGGCATGAACACGTAGGACGGCCGGGCAATCTCGAGTCCTGAGCGCAGCAGGACCACTCCGCCCCGGTATCCGGTCGTGGTCCGGTTCCCGTCGTCGACCGTCCACTCCACCACATCGTACGAGCCCGTCTGCGCCAGGGCCAACAGGAACAGGTTGCTGCCGCCGGGATCGAACACCACGCGATAGCTGGTTGTCATGTGCAACTCCCAGCCGACGGCCCGGCCACGCAGCAGTTCGGTCACAGGTCCCGGGGGAATGGGTTCGAAGGCATTCTCGTCCACGAGCCCGGGCGGTACCGGCACCAATTCCTGGAACCCGACCTGCACCCTGCGCACGCCGATCCCGAAATCGGTGGACACTGTGGATGCCAATGGGGCGGCATAGAGGAAACCGAGGTCCATCTGCGGAAAACCACCCCGCGCATCGGACGACGGGTCGACGGCCAATCGGACGGCGTAATCCACCCCGTCCCGATGCCGGTGGTATTTGAGCATCAACCAGCTCAGATCCAGGGAACGTCCGGCCGCATTGCCCGATGCGTCAATGTAGGCACCCGCATCCAGGGCGCTGGCCAGGCGGTACTCGAAAAGCAGGTTCAGTCCGATGGGTTCGGCTCCGATTCCCGGACCGGAACCGCCGACGGCCTCATCGGCCTGCAGGAATCCCGGGGGGCGATACGTCAATTCCGCGGTAAGGGCATACGTGTCGTAGAACGTGCGACCGGCCGATTCGCCGCGATAGAACGGGTCGAACATCTGCACCGGACGCTGGGCCGTGGCCGTGTGGGTGGTGCCCACCAGCAGCAACAACAGCAGGATCCGGGTGCGTCCGCCCATCATGCCCCTCGCAGGTCCATGCTGGTATCGGGTGCCATGACACGGGTGTCATGGCCCGCTTCGCTGAATTCCCGCTCCCATGCCGCCAAGTCCACTTCGATGGGCGGAAAGGTGTTGTAGTGCACGGGAATGGTAATGCGGGGGTTCAACATGTCGGCGGCTCGGCGGGACCCTGGAATGCCCATCGTAAAACAATCTCCAATCGGAAGCAGGGCATAGTCAATGTCAAAATCCGTCCCCAGCCAGACCATTTCATGGAACGGGGAGGTATCCCCCGCCGCATACACGCACAGCCCCCCGGCTTCAATCATGAATCCGCCCGGATTGCCCCCATAGGTCCCGTCCGGAAACGAGGAACTGTGAAGCGCCCAGGTCATGGTTACGCGTCCCCAGGGAAAGGTCCAGGACCCTCCCGTGTTCATGCCGTGCACGTTCTCATGTCCGTGACGGGCGGTCAAATACTGCGTGATCTCGTAGTTGGCCACGACCAGGGCCCCTGTCCGGCGTGCGATGGCCGCTGTGTCGCCCCAATGGTCTCCATGGGCATGCGTAAGCAGAATGACGTCCGGGTGCACGTCGTCCGGTGAACGATCCGTGTGCGGATTGTCGCCCAGGAAGGGGTCCACGAGCACCGTCGTCCCGTCCACCACGAGTTGGAATGCGGAATGTCCGAAATACGTGAGGGTCATCTGGCTACCACCATCCTGTGCGTCTGCGTTCGTCCGTCTACTTCCATGTGGGCAAAATACGTCCCACTGGGCAGATCGTCCGGAATGAACATGGTTTCGTGCGTTCCGACCGGCCGATTGCCGTCAAGCAGCACACGGACCAACTGCCCCGAAAGATCCCAGACGGAAATTCGGATGTACGCCGGTCGGTCGACGGCATAGGTGATGATGGTTCGCTCCCGGAACGGATTCGGATAGTTCCCGGTGATGCGTGCGGGCAGTGCCGTTTCCGGCTGCTCCACGCCGGCACCGATCTTGATGGCGGCCGAGACCACATCGGCCCCGTTGGCGTGGAGTTGGCGGATGCGGTAATACCGTATACCGGACTCCGGGCGGTCCGCCTGCCAGGACACGACATCTGTGTTGGCCACGACGCCACCGTCCATCCGCGCGACGGCTTCGAATTCCCCATCCAATCCGGACCGCTCCACGATGAACGTCCGGACACCGGGCTCACCCGGTTGCCATGTCAGCGTCATGCCCGTTTCACGGAAGCTGACCTGGATGTCACGGGGTGGACGAAACAGCATGAGGTCGGACCGCACGGTCCGCTGGCCGGAGGATTCAAAGGACTCCACGAGGAGCGGCGAATCCACCAGCGTCGTCGAATGCTGACGCATGCGGGAACGGACCTGACCCGGTGTCCAACTCCTGTCCCACAGCCGGACTTCGTCGAGTGCGCCGGTGAACGCGCCTCCCAACGAAACGGGCGCCCGGAACGCCTTGGTGCCTGCCGGCAGGCGACGCGCGAGCAGCGAATCGGCAGCAGCCCCGTCAATCATCAAGGTCCACCACTTCCCCGAAACCACGGCCACATGATGCCAGGTGCCATCCGCAACCGGTCCGGGGCTCCGCAGCGAGACATGCTCCCGCCCGTTGCCCCGATAGGCGACAACGTGTCCGGATGCGTCCACGGTGACCTCGAAGGGATACGGATCCGATTCGCGTCCCGTCCATGATGTGGCTACGACCTGGTCCGTGGAGCCGGTTCGCATCCAGAACTCCAGGGTGTGATGTTCCGGGATGGACTGCCCTTCACGAACGATGCCGTTGGACGGCGTTTTGGAATCGAAAACGCCATGCCTGAACGGGGAGCGGAGAGCCGGCCGACTTTCCGGGAGCGCAAGTCGCACGGGTGCGCCGCGTACGATTCGGCGGTCTTCCTCGGCGTATTGGACCGGTCGGATGAACAGCGTCGCATCCCGGACCGCCTCCGTGGCCGTCACCGTTACAGCCACATTCCGGAGACCCGACGCATCCATCATCCAAGCCTGATCCTCGACCGAAATGCGCGCATGGGCCCACCCGGCATATGTCCTGTATCGGACGGTATTCACGCGGTACGCCGAAGAGGATTCAATGACCAGGCCGTCGGCCTCCACCTGCACGTACAATACGACCGGTTGACCGATCGCAACGGCCTTGGGGACGTGTACGACACGGACCTGCGCGGCCGACGGAACCGCCACGAGCGCGACGAGAACCATCTGACACACCGCGAGTCGGGTGTGCGATATGATAGACTTGATGACCATGGGCAAATGGACACTGCAAGGTATTCGACTGGACGGGCCGAGTCAAGCAATGTACTTTGGTCCAGGCACCCATTGGTGCGCCTCGTGACACCATTCAGGACAGCGAACACCTCATACCCCACACCCTGCCGCCATGCACGTTCTGGTTACCGGAGCCTCCGGCTTCATCGGAAAATATGTCCTCAACGCGCTCGTCGAGCGCGGTCATACCGTACGGGGCCTGTCCCGCTCGCGTCCCGAAGAAACGGCAGCGTGGCCCACCATGGAATGGACGCACGGTGACGTGCTGCAACCCGGATCGCTCGGTGACGCCATGAAGGGTGTCCATGCCGTCGTCCATCTGGTCGGGATCATCGATGAGAAGCCATCCAAAGGCATCACGTTCGATGCCGTCCACCGGAAGGGTACGGAAAACGTCGTGCAGGCTGCCCGAAGTGCAGGCGTCAACGCGTTTGTCCAGATGAGCGCCAACGGAGCTCGGCCGGATGGCGTATCGGAGTACCAGACCAGCAAGTGGCACGCCGAGCAGACGGTGGCCGCCGCCGGATTCGCCCACTGGGTAATCCTGCGGCCTTCCCTGGTCTTTGGACGGCCGGAGCCGGGCCAGGAGGAGTTTTGTACTCGTCTGGCGTCCACGCTGCTGCGTCCGTTCCCGGTCTGGCCCATTTTCGGGGACGGGAAATACGAAATGCAGCCCGTCGCCGTCGAGAATGTGGCCCTGGCGTTCGCCCGTGCGGTCGACGAGCCCCGTGCCCACGGACGGACGTTCTGTGTGGCCGGACCCGAAGCCTTCGCTTATACCGAAATCCTGCGCCGGATGGCGGGCGGGGCGGGGTTGTCCGTCAAACCGATGATCCGCCAACCGGCCGCCCTCATGGAACCTCTTGTGACCCTGTTCGGCGGATGGGCGCTTCCCATCTCCATAGACCAGTTCCGCATGCTGTTGGAGGGGAATACCTGTGACCCGGCGGAATACGTGGACACGTTCGGGATTGAACCCGTACCGTTCACGCCGGAGACGCTTTCCTATCTGCGCGGCTGAGACGGCTCAGGGTTTTGGGGATCCGGTGGGGCGAACCAGCCCGGGTCGCTTCCGCAGAGCGTTTCAACACACCCATAAAAAGAAGAGAGGGCAGCGCCGTAGCGCCACCCTCTCTTTCCGGGGCGTGACAGCACGCCCGAATGCACATTCAGTCCTGGGGCCTGGTTACAGGTCCACCTGACGCTTCTTCAACAGGAAGAGACCGGACTCGATGCCCGTAACCACGAGCGTTCCGCTCTGGAAATACGGGTAGTTGCTCCAGGTACCGTTGAAGCCTGCCGTGTTGTCGTCGGCCTGGGGCGCGACGTCGAAGTAGGCCACTTCAACCGGATTCTCCGGGTCGCTGATGTCCAGCACACGCAGTCCCGAATTGTAATTGGACTGGTACATCAGATTGCCCTTGATGTACAGGTTGTGGTCGGAGGATCCGACGGTGCCCAGGTGTTCCTTGACGAGAACCGGTTCATCCAGGTCGGTGATGTCCCAGATCATGGTCCGCGTCTTGGACGTCGTGCCCTGCATTTCGTCCAACTCATCGTTCACGTAGTAGTACGCGAAATCCTCGGAAATCCAGCCCTGGTGCGTGTATCCCGCGTTGGGGTAGTCCCCCGTCGAGATGGCGACCGGGTTGCTCTTGTCCGTCACGTCGGCAATCGAAAGAGCCGTCTCGTTCGAACCGAAGCAGATTTCACGACCGGCGTAGTCCGAATCGGGACCGTTGTAGACCAGGCACTGCGCATCGTGGGAATAGCCTGTGCCTGCATTGCCCGTGCCTTCGTGACCGAAGCAACCGACGAACGTCGGATTCAGCGGATCCTGGATGTTGATCATGTGCAGGCCGCCTCCGCAGGTTTCGCCACCCGAGTTCACGCCAACGGCATAGGCGTAGCCGGTATCCTCATTGATGACAATGTTGTGGGCGCTGCCGATTTCACCGTAGTGGGCGTCGGCCTCGAACATCTGCGGTTC encodes the following:
- a CDS encoding metallophosphoesterase family protein; protein product: MIIGILSDTHGWFHPNLATYLADVDYILHAGDVGTIDILDTLRTLAPVRAVHGNVDGWDIRHEAPEHQHLLLGGLRIWMTHIAGRPGAWQRGMGKALADEPPDVFICGHSHILQIERVRRLGGMLFLNPGAAGRQGFHQVKTCVRLHVDDGRAHKAEVIHLDDHE
- a CDS encoding complex I NDUFA9 subunit family protein, which translates into the protein MHVLVTGASGFIGKYVLNALVERGHTVRGLSRSRPEETAAWPTMEWTHGDVLQPGSLGDAMKGVHAVVHLVGIIDEKPSKGITFDAVHRKGTENVVQAARSAGVNAFVQMSANGARPDGVSEYQTSKWHAEQTVAAAGFAHWVILRPSLVFGRPEPGQEEFCTRLASTLLRPFPVWPIFGDGKYEMQPVAVENVALAFARAVDEPRAHGRTFCVAGPEAFAYTEILRRMAGGAGLSVKPMIRQPAALMEPLVTLFGGWALPISIDQFRMLLEGNTCDPAEYVDTFGIEPVPFTPETLSYLRG
- a CDS encoding DUF6252 family protein, whose amino-acid sequence is MQYTSFFRFLFVALFALTLTACDSGGDGDGDTGLDSAGTLKATVAGQSFDAVLVVTTWQNGVLSITGNLGATQAGSNEQLSITLNAASVGSHSFGIGGAIGVWATGSLTALDGYTALSGTLNITTLSDNRAVGTFSFTGRNNNGDQIQVSNGEFDVKL
- a CDS encoding SpoIIE family protein phosphatase; protein product: MNDTSRTDRFDLRALYETSQLLSSSLDLEFVLSNLLRTAMGKLLVTKGAALLYDPLQSNYSVGASKGLPKLGAGTRVAIADMDVTRVMTGDDVPVELAERDIRLVFPVAFGHREIGLIGLGGKFTGEAFDEQELEFMASLVNMSSAAIHNSLMVEELKLANRDLDAKVQQLNTLFDLSQEFNSTVDRTRLVKLLTFALMGQMLVNKHLFLIRSVGDHGEDDSGVNVVTAKGINRKDVTPEVIQELCELKEMILLEGEHATGVFSDLAEKGFTLLLPIRHKGKTGAILCLGSKMTGQDYQPDEVEFLYALGNLAFVSLQNSYLVEEQIEKERLEEEMRLARDIQERLQPSSLPSVSGLETDSLALPSRHVAGDYFDAVKLDEHRMLYAIADVTGKGVPASLLMSNLQACLRILCPLDLDLTTATAHMNRVICENTGYDKFITYFHGIYDTRDGSFVYVNAGHNPPTLVRADGSFELLEKGGLLLGVIAGMPYESGTVTLKDGDVLAMFTDGVTEAMSPEGEEYGEERLEPLLVANREKTAKDILETLRREVMAFTDHAPVLSDDFTIIVLKKIPVEG
- a CDS encoding LamG-like jellyroll fold domain-containing protein, whose amino-acid sequence is MVIKSIISHTRLAVCQMVLVALVAVPSAAQVRVVHVPKAVAIGQPVVLYVQVEADGLVIESSSAYRVNTVRYRTYAGWAHARISVEDQAWMMDASGLRNVAVTVTATEAVRDATLFIRPVQYAEEDRRIVRGAPVRLALPESRPALRSPFRHGVFDSKTPSNGIVREGQSIPEHHTLEFWMRTGSTDQVVATSWTGRESDPYPFEVTVDASGHVVAYRGNGREHVSLRSPGPVADGTWHHVAVVSGKWWTLMIDGAAADSLLARRLPAGTKAFRAPVSLGGAFTGALDEVRLWDRSWTPGQVRSRMRQHSTTLVDSPLLVESFESSGQRTVRSDLMLFRPPRDIQVSFRETGMTLTWQPGEPGVRTFIVERSGLDGEFEAVARMDGGVVANTDVVSWQADRPESGIRYYRIRQLHANGADVVSAAIKIGAGVEQPETALPARITGNYPNPFRERTIITYAVDRPAYIRISVWDLSGQLVRVLLDGNRPVGTHETMFIPDDLPSGTYFAHMEVDGRTQTHRMVVAR
- a CDS encoding metal-dependent hydrolase — its product is MTLTYFGHSAFQLVVDGTTVLVDPFLGDNPHTDRSPDDVHPDVILLTHAHGDHWGDTAAIARRTGALVVANYEITQYLTARHGHENVHGMNTGGSWTFPWGRVTMTWALHSSSFPDGTYGGNPGGFMIEAGGLCVYAAGDTSPFHEMVWLGTDFDIDYALLPIGDCFTMGIPGSRRAADMLNPRITIPVHYNTFPPIEVDLAAWEREFSEAGHDTRVMAPDTSMDLRGA
- a CDS encoding M28 family metallopeptidase, whose amino-acid sequence is MPHAVHDARSSTLLALLSVLFISIPAQAQSITAPPAVDVRMYDIVDAVSPDRILADIQTLAGFGTRNTFSDTLSATRGIGAARRWIASEFEAIGSACGGCLEVRTQTSRIEAGSSSRAVRDVEVVNVLAIQRGSLHPDRYVIMAGDIDSRASSATDDSTDAPGANDNASGMAGVLEAARVLSAYRFPASIVYVGLSGEEQGLWGGAHMAQVAVDAGWDVIGVLNNDMISNIEGIDGVIDNRAFRIFSEPTPVTESERDRNRRRFTGGEVDGVSRQLARYVHRMTQTYMPEMNPVLIYRLDRFGRGGHHRPFNDAGFAGIRIMEMHEHYDRQHQDIRMEDGIAYGDVVEGVNADYAARLTAVNAITLAGLAAAPRQPGEVRVRGAVQPSTTLEWRAVDDPHLAGYLVHWRDTTAPQWQYSRFLGPETTSYTLEGVVIDNYLFGVSSVGKDGNQSVVVFP